From Fibrobacter sp. UWB4, the proteins below share one genomic window:
- a CDS encoding ABC transporter ATP-binding protein encodes MALLASAADAALLWGVRSFMGILQGEAIFSLVQWLVLMVVLTALRFAFFVWKMNISEKWLFGAGSLVMAWFLHALRSLSPRVFHTPEGEMKVEAAYESAVVLQSNGGVFFQAVQAVLQLLVFLPVLFYISWPLTLFLFVVVVPLVSWMQRSLHKMGPAEENILTERSSFRNSLYLARKLFRRWSSGFERRDVSNDLMSQVRVLRDDGVAVSLRKGVLSLVAESVSVLAMVFVLAFCALLISKGWMDGTGLVLYCSAVLLCYKPVKECARVMPQARSAMSALRVLEKFEALPSKKLDSSSVEKRFSSDLDCLEIKHGDFSYEGAFATLFSNFSLCWQTKKPVLVRGRNGVGKSTLLRLIAGLEEWDYGKISCSIPLKNNVFFVAQDLELPPLHLLKKLLAQAKFEAVAEFARAARVNQIVAKEGMSGGERARVALAWALASDCSVVLLDEPFASVALADRELLLSAFLDTAELLQKWVVLVSHDVLSREQEQRFNVVEMGDA; translated from the coding sequence GTGGCTTTGCTCGCGAGTGCTGCCGATGCGGCTTTGCTTTGGGGTGTTCGCTCTTTCATGGGGATTCTCCAGGGCGAGGCGATTTTCTCGCTTGTGCAGTGGCTTGTGCTGATGGTTGTTCTCACGGCGCTTCGCTTTGCCTTTTTTGTCTGGAAAATGAATATTTCCGAAAAATGGCTTTTTGGCGCTGGCTCTCTTGTGATGGCGTGGTTCCTGCATGCGCTCCGCTCTCTTTCGCCGCGCGTTTTCCATACGCCGGAAGGCGAAATGAAAGTCGAGGCTGCGTATGAATCGGCTGTTGTTCTGCAATCGAATGGTGGCGTGTTTTTCCAGGCGGTCCAGGCGGTTCTTCAGCTATTGGTGTTTTTGCCTGTGTTGTTTTACATTTCCTGGCCACTTACGTTGTTCCTCTTTGTTGTCGTTGTTCCGCTTGTGAGCTGGATGCAGCGCAGTCTGCATAAGATGGGGCCTGCCGAAGAAAACATTTTGACGGAGCGGTCGAGTTTTCGCAATTCGCTTTATCTTGCGCGAAAACTTTTCCGCCGCTGGAGTTCTGGCTTTGAACGCCGCGATGTTTCGAACGACTTGATGTCTCAAGTGCGTGTGCTCCGTGATGACGGGGTGGCGGTATCGCTCCGCAAAGGCGTTCTTTCGCTTGTTGCGGAATCGGTCTCGGTCTTGGCGATGGTCTTTGTGCTTGCGTTTTGCGCGCTCCTGATTTCGAAAGGCTGGATGGACGGCACGGGGCTTGTGCTTTACTGCTCGGCGGTTCTCCTTTGTTATAAACCTGTGAAGGAATGCGCTCGCGTGATGCCGCAGGCAAGGTCTGCGATGAGTGCGCTTCGCGTTTTGGAAAAGTTCGAAGCGTTGCCTTCGAAAAAATTGGACTCCAGTTCGGTTGAAAAAAGGTTCTCTTCGGACTTGGATTGTTTGGAAATCAAGCATGGCGATTTTTCTTACGAAGGAGCTTTTGCTACGCTTTTCAGTAATTTTTCGCTATGCTGGCAAACGAAAAAGCCGGTGCTGGTACGTGGGCGCAATGGCGTTGGCAAATCGACTCTGTTGCGCTTGATTGCTGGGCTTGAAGAATGGGATTACGGGAAAATTTCATGTTCCATTCCTTTAAAAAATAATGTGTTCTTTGTGGCCCAGGATTTAGAACTGCCTCCACTTCATTTGTTGAAAAAGCTTCTAGCACAAGCGAAGTTTGAGGCCGTTGCCGAATTTGCCCGCGCTGCCCGAGTGAACCAGATCGTTGCTAAAGAGGGAATGTCGGGGGGAGAACGTGCGCGTGTAGCTTTGGCTTGGGCGCTTGCTTCGGATTGCTCGGTAGTCTTGCTGGACGAGCCGTTTGCGTCTGTGGCGCTTGCTGACCGCGAATTGCTTTTGAGTGCTTTCCTTGACACGGCGGAACTGCTCCAGAAATGGGTTGTCCTCGTCAGTCACGATGTTCTTTCCCGAGAACAGGAACAAAGGTTCAATGTTGTGGAGATGGGTGATGCCTGA
- a CDS encoding isoprenylcysteine carboxylmethyltransferase family protein gives MPDTENKFSAFLYRFRGYILGVMAVILVCAPPGNEPTAPLIAVLLYILSAFLRVQARRFIGEHTRGYEHQADALVTCGPYSRVRHPLYISNTGFALGIAIFHLGFSLWILPLMLVVIAFEMALSRIEDRFLERKFGDVWRLWASETPAFFPRLRASHGDCAEKLRMLPLQRTFWQAFFADSSTWLWLLFCNLLLVVRKVVVFYV, from the coding sequence ATGCCTGATACAGAAAATAAGTTTTCTGCGTTTCTGTATCGCTTTCGCGGTTACATCTTGGGTGTAATGGCTGTAATTCTGGTGTGTGCGCCTCCGGGCAATGAACCCACCGCCCCCCTAATTGCTGTTCTTCTATACATTTTGAGTGCTTTTTTACGAGTGCAGGCTCGCCGGTTTATCGGCGAACATACTCGTGGCTACGAACATCAGGCGGATGCGCTTGTGACTTGCGGTCCGTACTCTCGCGTGAGGCATCCGCTTTACATTTCCAATACTGGTTTTGCTCTTGGAATCGCAATTTTTCATTTGGGTTTTTCGCTTTGGATTTTGCCGCTTATGCTTGTCGTGATTGCGTTCGAGATGGCGCTTTCGCGAATCGAGGATCGTTTCCTGGAACGGAAATTTGGCGATGTATGGCGCTTATGGGCGAGCGAAACTCCTGCGTTCTTTCCGCGTTTGCGAGCTTCGCATGGCGACTGTGCTGAAAAATTGCGGATGCTTCCTTTGCAAAGGACCTTCTGGCAGGCTTTTTTTGCGGATTCTTCCACTTGGCTGTGGCTCTTGTTTTGTAATTTATTACTGGTCGTAAGAAAAGTGGTGGTTTTCTATGTTTAA
- a CDS encoding glycosyltransferase N-terminal domain-containing protein translates to MFKVFDIAREALGSVAKVAAKVPVIENKYHVKSRLRGPWPKGPFLWMHGASLGECKMLLNLAKFLQEDLPNCPRLLVTTQKVEVVSFIKESGADVAAHIAPVDAPATMKSFVSSVKPLGLILAENELWPGYLSSMLRISTRPPVAVVSGRFHHAVPGMDYAAIGFVSMQTGSDLSRFFSVSARSNSSRMMIGGDWKLLPWVRSGKAVLPPENPTVDTVFVSMHIQEMPSLGRMILSSIKRGESVVLMPRRLSEVDEFRKALCGLGVSVVDWPLVQSGSVSMVLEFGKTKDVFAVSRSAVVGGSFARGLGVHDFWEPLQSGLATCVGPYAAGQEETVMTLVREGVLAQLRSAEDFSQRNKPESRLVQTFLAHESAKISDSYQQLLEFLKNLLK, encoded by the coding sequence ATGTTTAAGGTTTTTGACATTGCAAGAGAGGCTTTAGGATCTGTAGCCAAAGTTGCTGCAAAAGTACCTGTTATAGAAAATAAGTACCATGTGAAATCGCGTCTGCGTGGCCCGTGGCCTAAGGGGCCGTTTCTTTGGATGCATGGCGCAAGTCTTGGCGAATGTAAGATGCTTTTGAATTTGGCGAAATTCCTCCAGGAGGATTTGCCGAATTGCCCGCGTCTTTTGGTGACGACGCAGAAAGTTGAAGTGGTTTCGTTTATCAAGGAGTCGGGGGCGGATGTGGCCGCCCATATTGCGCCAGTCGATGCACCTGCAACGATGAAGTCCTTTGTTTCGTCTGTCAAGCCGCTTGGACTTATTCTTGCCGAAAATGAACTGTGGCCGGGGTATCTTTCCTCGATGCTGCGGATTTCGACTCGGCCGCCTGTGGCTGTTGTTTCGGGGCGCTTCCATCATGCGGTTCCTGGAATGGACTATGCGGCGATTGGCTTTGTCAGCATGCAGACCGGGTCGGACTTGTCGCGCTTCTTCAGCGTTTCTGCGCGTTCGAACAGCTCGCGGATGATGATTGGCGGCGACTGGAAGCTTTTGCCTTGGGTCCGCTCGGGCAAGGCTGTTTTGCCTCCTGAAAATCCGACGGTCGATACTGTATTTGTCTCGATGCACATTCAGGAAATGCCGAGTCTCGGTCGCATGATTTTGTCTTCGATCAAGCGCGGTGAATCCGTGGTGCTTATGCCGCGTCGCTTGTCGGAAGTGGATGAATTCCGTAAGGCGCTTTGCGGACTTGGGGTATCGGTTGTTGACTGGCCCTTGGTGCAGAGCGGCTCAGTCTCGATGGTTCTCGAGTTTGGCAAGACGAAAGATGTGTTTGCCGTTTCTAGATCGGCGGTTGTTGGCGGCTCGTTTGCCCGTGGACTTGGCGTTCATGATTTTTGGGAGCCGCTTCAAAGCGGTCTTGCGACTTGTGTAGGGCCTTATGCCGCAGGGCAGGAAGAGACTGTGATGACGCTTGTTCGTGAAGGCGTCCTTGCGCAGTTACGCTCGGCTGAGGACTTTTCTCAGCGCAATAAGCCGGAATCCCGTTTGGTGCAAACATTTCTTGCTCATGAAAGTGCTAAAATTAGTGACTCGTATCAGCAGTTGCTGGAATTTTTGAAAAACTTGTTAAAGTAG
- the ispH gene encoding 4-hydroxy-3-methylbut-2-enyl diphosphate reductase, with the protein MKKIVLATPRGFCAGVDRAIHVVEKAIEKFGTPIYVRHEIVHNKFVVETLKDKGVVFVDELDQVPEGSVVIFSAHGVAERIYEEAKARNLQVLDASCPLVLKVHFSAKRHYNAGRHIILIGHAGHAEVEGTLGQLPEGAITLIRNEKDAEMVDVPADKELAYITQTTLSVAETRKIIEALKRRFPNIIGPDAGDLCYATGNRQAAVLELCSEVDMLLVVGAKNSSNSSRLMELGLEQGLPSHLIADVNDLDPAWFEGIDTVGLSSGASAPEVLVQGVVDWLKEKFGPIEVENLVKLVENTKFNLPKALQD; encoded by the coding sequence ATGAAAAAAATCGTTCTGGCTACGCCCCGTGGATTCTGTGCTGGTGTTGACCGTGCAATTCATGTGGTTGAAAAAGCTATCGAAAAATTTGGTACGCCGATTTATGTGCGCCATGAAATTGTTCATAACAAGTTTGTTGTTGAAACGCTTAAGGACAAGGGCGTTGTCTTTGTCGATGAGCTGGATCAAGTGCCGGAAGGATCCGTGGTGATTTTCTCGGCGCATGGCGTTGCTGAACGCATTTATGAAGAGGCTAAAGCCCGTAATTTGCAGGTGCTTGATGCGAGCTGCCCGCTGGTGCTTAAAGTGCATTTCAGCGCTAAGCGGCATTACAATGCGGGTCGCCATATCATCTTGATTGGGCATGCCGGGCATGCCGAGGTCGAAGGTACGCTTGGGCAGCTCCCGGAAGGCGCGATTACGCTTATCAGGAACGAAAAAGATGCGGAAATGGTTGATGTGCCTGCCGACAAGGAGCTGGCTTACATCACGCAGACGACGCTTTCTGTGGCGGAAACTCGCAAGATTATCGAAGCGCTCAAGCGCCGTTTCCCGAACATCATCGGGCCGGATGCGGGTGATCTTTGCTATGCGACGGGGAACCGCCAGGCGGCAGTTCTCGAGCTGTGCTCCGAGGTGGACATGCTTTTGGTTGTTGGTGCCAAGAATTCCTCGAATTCGTCCCGCTTGATGGAGCTTGGGCTTGAACAGGGCCTCCCGAGCCACTTGATTGCGGACGTGAACGATCTTGATCCGGCGTGGTTTGAGGGCATTGACACGGTTGGGTTGTCTAGCGGTGCGAGCGCACCGGAGGTGCTGGTCCAGGGCGTTGTCGATTGGCTGAAAGAAAAATTTGGCCCGATAGAAGTTGAAAATCTTGTAAAATTAGTGGAAAATACGAAGTTTAACTTGCCAAAAGCATTGCAAGATTAA
- the rpmB gene encoding 50S ribosomal protein L28, whose product MSRICEVTGKAGLVGNMVSHSNRKKLMKQLPNLQKKRFYIPEEDRWVTLRVSAAGLRTINKLGIQAVAQELGI is encoded by the coding sequence ATGAGCCGCATTTGTGAAGTCACCGGCAAAGCCGGTCTCGTGGGCAACATGGTTTCCCACTCTAACCGTAAGAAGTTGATGAAGCAGCTTCCGAACCTCCAGAAGAAGCGCTTCTACATTCCTGAAGAAGATCGCTGGGTGACGCTCCGCGTTAGCGCTGCTGGTCTCCGCACGATCAACAAGCTTGGCATCCAGGCTGTTGCTCAGGAACTCGGAATCTAA
- a CDS encoding PolC-type DNA polymerase III: MIALPPKFVAFDLETTGLVNRKDEIIEIGAVKFTVEVKNGRVVPKLISEFDTLVKPNMLIPAEATNVNHITDKMVENAPPVGEALKQFTAFCGPGSILLAHNANFDASFLRTAYEQNPQFTPGNPVVDSLAISKTIMPELANHKLGFMANMFMKRGEISMTIDEEKMHRSVYDCEMLMEVFVALLRRRLKEKEWEMGSIMQAMAKYKGVPQFIRK; this comes from the coding sequence GTGATCGCATTACCTCCAAAATTTGTCGCATTCGACTTAGAAACGACTGGTCTTGTCAACCGCAAAGACGAAATCATTGAAATTGGCGCCGTAAAGTTCACTGTAGAGGTGAAAAACGGACGCGTCGTGCCAAAGCTCATCTCGGAATTTGACACGCTCGTAAAGCCCAACATGCTCATCCCCGCCGAAGCAACGAACGTGAACCACATCACCGACAAAATGGTCGAAAACGCACCTCCGGTCGGCGAAGCTCTCAAACAGTTCACCGCATTCTGCGGACCGGGATCCATTTTGCTAGCCCACAACGCAAACTTCGACGCCAGCTTCTTGCGCACCGCCTACGAACAGAACCCGCAGTTCACGCCTGGGAACCCTGTCGTCGATAGCCTTGCCATTTCCAAGACCATCATGCCGGAACTTGCAAACCACAAGCTCGGCTTCATGGCAAACATGTTCATGAAGCGTGGCGAAATCTCGATGACCATCGACGAAGAAAAGATGCACCGTTCCGTGTACGACTGCGAAATGCTCATGGAAGTGTTCGTCGCCCTCCTCCGCCGCCGCCTCAAGGAAAAGGAATGGGAAATGGGTAGCATCATGCAGGCCATGGCGAAGTACAAAGGCGTCCCGCAGTTCATTAGAAAGTAG
- a CDS encoding lysophospholipid acyltransferase family protein, with protein sequence MKTKLLATLGALWMRSLRIRLRVPDDFRPGILGLWHKDLLASTAAFKDKNVHILVSESNDGEFFAQAAKQLHYEVTRGSNTHGATNVRHLLKSLKNDRFVGMALDGPHGPALQVKPGSLWLSKASGRPLWLFCIKYGKHFRLNGWDNFIIPLPLTAIDIEIKYLLPENIQNKETQP encoded by the coding sequence ATGAAGACAAAATTGCTCGCCACGCTCGGCGCCCTCTGGATGAGGAGCCTCCGCATCCGCCTGCGCGTTCCCGACGACTTCCGCCCGGGGATCCTCGGACTCTGGCACAAGGACCTGCTCGCAAGCACCGCCGCCTTCAAGGACAAGAACGTCCACATCCTCGTCTCGGAATCAAACGACGGCGAATTTTTCGCCCAGGCGGCCAAGCAGCTCCATTACGAAGTCACCCGCGGTTCCAACACGCACGGGGCCACAAATGTCCGCCATCTGCTAAAATCGCTCAAGAACGACCGTTTTGTCGGCATGGCGCTCGACGGTCCGCACGGCCCCGCCCTCCAGGTAAAACCGGGTTCCCTGTGGCTTTCCAAGGCGAGCGGCCGCCCCCTTTGGCTTTTTTGCATCAAATATGGCAAGCATTTTCGCCTAAACGGATGGGATAATTTCATTATTCCGCTCCCTTTGACAGCTATTGACATCGAAATTAAGTATCTTTTGCCCGAAAATATTCAAAATAAGGAAACACAGCCGTGA
- a CDS encoding DNA alkylation repair protein, with the protein MLRFTQEISLALRSIANEEEAHEMSKKAREQFEFLGIRLVPRREVTYPIFDKYPPKDGDELVSRVEDMWAQPYREFQYAACDYLFRHRVLLGGQHLNFLKKLIKTRAWRDTVDTLASCVLGDLALRLPALRTKIASWIRDPNIWVRRSAIIFQVQYKDRTDWPLLRQFCLTCAKDDDYYIRNGIGRALSEYARINPTEVRRFVQDNAFAEQTAQEILRLI; encoded by the coding sequence ATGCTTCGGTTTACACAAGAAATATCTCTCGCTTTGCGCTCTATCGCTAATGAAGAAGAAGCGCATGAAATGTCTAAGAAGGCTAGGGAGCAATTTGAATTTCTCGGAATCAGATTGGTTCCCCGTCGTGAAGTCACGTACCCGATTTTTGACAAGTACCCGCCAAAGGACGGGGACGAACTCGTGTCGAGGGTTGAGGACATGTGGGCGCAGCCGTATAGGGAATTCCAGTACGCGGCTTGTGACTACCTGTTCCGCCATCGTGTTCTTCTCGGTGGCCAGCACCTGAATTTTTTGAAAAAGCTCATTAAGACCAGAGCTTGGCGAGACACTGTCGATACCCTCGCTTCTTGCGTCTTGGGTGATTTGGCGCTACGTCTTCCGGCGTTGCGTACAAAGATTGCCTCCTGGATTCGCGACCCGAACATCTGGGTTCGCCGCAGTGCAATCATCTTCCAGGTGCAGTACAAGGACCGCACCGACTGGCCGCTTTTGCGTCAGTTCTGCCTCACTTGCGCGAAGGACGACGACTACTACATCCGCAACGGCATTGGTCGTGCTCTTTCTGAATACGCCCGCATCAATCCGACTGAAGTCCGCCGCTTTGTCCAAGATAACGCATTTGCTGAACAGACCGCTCAGGAAATCTTGCGCCTTATCTAA
- a CDS encoding radical SAM protein — protein MNSLLNKAIAQERLTPAEGLEILKNVPWTEVVEAADTVRQAKLPGNRVGYTAFRIVNYTNVCEVTCSFCSFCRPAKHPEAYILSLDEIRQKTLEAKAKGADQIFLQGGVNKEIPLSYYTDVLKMLTQELGVKVRGFSPVELVRIAEFNNIPLDELLDIFKDAGLSSVPGAGAEILSDRMRQILSPKKLPAQQWSDTLAACHKKGLPGSANIVIGSAETAEEVIEHLEYVRKTQDIAGGFKSFVVWTFQPQTDKFPIRHVRGDEYLKLLALSRLYLDNVPHIEVSLLGMGLSLGELGLHAGADDINSIVIEENVLQNHGLTTIEQAENFIKNAGFTPYRRTLNFD, from the coding sequence ATGAATTCCTTGTTAAACAAAGCAATCGCTCAAGAACGCCTCACTCCGGCGGAAGGTCTCGAAATTTTAAAGAACGTCCCCTGGACTGAGGTCGTCGAAGCAGCCGATACCGTACGCCAGGCGAAGCTCCCCGGGAACCGCGTCGGTTACACGGCGTTCCGCATTGTGAACTACACGAACGTTTGCGAAGTGACTTGCAGCTTTTGCAGTTTTTGCCGCCCTGCAAAGCACCCCGAAGCGTACATTTTGAGTTTAGACGAAATCCGTCAAAAGACGCTCGAAGCTAAAGCCAAAGGCGCCGACCAGATTTTTTTACAAGGCGGAGTCAACAAAGAAATTCCGCTCAGCTATTACACCGACGTACTGAAAATGCTCACGCAAGAATTGGGCGTTAAGGTGCGCGGATTCTCGCCGGTTGAACTTGTCCGCATTGCGGAATTCAACAACATACCGCTTGACGAACTGCTTGACATTTTCAAGGATGCAGGTCTCAGTTCCGTCCCGGGCGCAGGCGCCGAGATACTCTCCGACCGCATGCGTCAAATCTTAAGCCCGAAAAAACTTCCGGCACAGCAATGGAGCGATACGCTTGCCGCCTGCCACAAGAAAGGACTCCCTGGCAGTGCAAACATCGTCATCGGCAGCGCCGAAACCGCCGAAGAAGTCATCGAGCATCTTGAATACGTCCGCAAGACGCAGGACATTGCGGGCGGTTTCAAGAGCTTTGTCGTGTGGACGTTCCAGCCGCAGACAGACAAGTTCCCGATCCGCCATGTGCGCGGCGATGAATACCTCAAGCTGCTCGCGCTCAGCCGCCTGTACCTCGACAACGTCCCGCACATCGAAGTTTCGCTCCTCGGCATGGGACTTTCGCTCGGTGAACTCGGGCTGCATGCCGGCGCCGACGACATCAACAGCATCGTCATCGAAGAGAACGTGCTCCAAAACCACGGGCTCACGACTATCGAACAAGCCGAAAATTTCATCAAAAACGCAGGATTCACGCCATACAGACGAACCCTCAACTTTGATTAA
- a CDS encoding esterase — MKHLSLKCAAMALAFAASAQAFTVTGKVNDESGKAIEKASVELLKNALKTTTDSKGEFKLFKEEANPGDSLIGIHSIRPRLGYVSVMNGVLSYSQSTNEPVRIQVFDAVGSRVLNETVYGSGTLDMQSVVKSQGSYFARVSVGSAKSNFRFASNGNYGVSFGEAVARGLKKEEAGDSLRVIATDYDTLTVALSNLDTNVTLKLKKTVKQPEYAYGWGLKNDPVPTRGCGKDTKLDYKYRGDKPYIDFKWSKGTRTVRIDIPKNYDKNNPYKLIFGMQCMGGWAGGVQDEGYYGLKPLDTENTAIFVAPEGNGNQAPWDQNDYILFDELLAYLEGNFCIDSSRVFSTGFSYGSMFSNGLSWNHQDVLRAVAVYETAERNIWLPQRKQMGIGWMGVLGLQDNLCTPVMGRAARDIILELNSEGGKAKNERAQEYGGNGPHVCYDYTTVEERFPVRWCTQNGGHIWDHKDPGSNQSWVPKTTWDFFNKF, encoded by the coding sequence ATGAAACACCTCAGTTTAAAGTGTGCAGCAATGGCTCTTGCTTTTGCTGCATCTGCACAGGCTTTTACCGTTACGGGTAAGGTCAACGATGAAAGCGGCAAGGCTATCGAAAAAGCCTCCGTAGAACTTCTTAAAAACGCACTCAAGACAACGACCGATTCCAAGGGCGAATTCAAGCTTTTCAAGGAAGAGGCCAATCCCGGTGATTCCTTGATTGGCATCCATTCCATTCGTCCGAGACTCGGCTATGTGAGCGTGATGAACGGCGTTCTGTCTTATTCCCAGAGTACGAATGAACCGGTGCGCATTCAGGTCTTTGACGCCGTGGGTTCCCGTGTCTTGAACGAGACCGTTTATGGCTCAGGTACGCTTGACATGCAGTCTGTCGTGAAATCTCAGGGTTCTTATTTTGCGCGAGTGAGCGTTGGTAGCGCAAAGAGCAATTTCCGCTTTGCATCCAATGGTAATTACGGGGTCTCGTTTGGCGAAGCTGTGGCTCGTGGCCTCAAGAAAGAAGAAGCCGGCGATAGCCTCCGCGTGATTGCAACGGATTATGATACGTTGACAGTTGCTCTTTCTAACTTGGATACAAACGTTACACTCAAGCTCAAAAAGACGGTCAAACAGCCGGAATACGCTTACGGTTGGGGCCTCAAGAACGATCCGGTGCCGACACGTGGTTGTGGCAAGGATACAAAGCTTGACTACAAGTATCGCGGTGACAAGCCGTATATCGATTTCAAGTGGAGCAAGGGTACGCGTACCGTTCGTATCGATATTCCCAAGAACTACGATAAGAATAATCCGTACAAACTCATTTTCGGTATGCAGTGCATGGGCGGCTGGGCCGGTGGCGTGCAGGATGAAGGCTATTATGGTCTGAAACCGCTTGATACGGAAAATACAGCCATCTTCGTCGCTCCGGAAGGCAATGGAAACCAGGCCCCGTGGGATCAGAACGACTACATTCTCTTCGATGAACTTCTTGCATACCTCGAAGGCAACTTCTGCATTGACTCTTCTCGTGTGTTCTCGACCGGCTTTAGCTACGGCTCCATGTTCTCTAACGGACTTTCCTGGAACCATCAGGACGTGCTCCGTGCTGTTGCCGTGTACGAAACAGCTGAACGCAATATTTGGCTCCCGCAGCGCAAGCAGATGGGCATCGGCTGGATGGGTGTGCTCGGCTTGCAGGACAATCTCTGCACTCCGGTCATGGGCCGTGCTGCTCGCGATATCATCTTGGAACTCAACTCCGAAGGTGGCAAGGCCAAGAACGAGCGTGCTCAGGAATACGGTGGTAACGGTCCGCACGTGTGCTATGACTACACGACTGTTGAAGAACGCTTCCCGGTTCGCTGGTGCACACAGAACGGTGGCCATATCTGGGACCACAAGGATCCGGGTTCGAACCAGTCATGGGTTCCGAAGACCACTTGGGATTTCTTCAATAAGTTCTAA